From Fusarium oxysporum f. sp. lycopersici 4287 chromosome 10, whole genome shotgun sequence:
CGTCCCAGTGCTTTTTTAAGAACTCAACGTCTTCCCAGGAATGGGAATGACCGGGGAATACGATCTTGGCCCACTCTCTCGCCGCGTCACCGAGACTAGCTCCAGCGGATCCGCCCTGAGCTGCTTGATAGACTCCACTCACTGCATCAGTGATATCATAGCCGtgcttctccttgaacttctttTGAAAAACAGGATCTGTCAGGCCGATTTCGACACCAATGTGATCTGGGTGGATGAAGGGGTTGTAGCCATTGTCTAGATCGCTCGGACGCCAGCCGAGGACGTAAGTGTCGAGAGTGACGAAAAGTGCCGTATAGCCGGATGCTTTGGCGCGGTTGAGCATCGAGATGGTTATGTCGTCGTGTTCACGGCTAGGCCAGTAGAGTTGAAACCATCGAGGTGCGTCTTTGCCATTTGCTGCTGCAACATCTTCGATACTTGTGCTCGAAGCTGTGCTAAGAGTATACGGAACTCTAAGCGATGCAGCAGCCCGAGCAGTAGCGGCTTCACCCTCGGGGTTGAATATCTTCTGGACCCCAATGGGTGCAATTGCCAGCGGAAAGGGAAGCTTCTGGCCAAGGACCGTCGTAGAAGTATCAGCGAACTGCTCAttgccatcctcatcccTGCGACTAGGCACGAGGCGATTCGGAACTATTGACCAGCGAGAAAAAGCCGTCAGGTTGTTCCTGTAAGTCGAGCCACTGCCACAATTTCCATGGATGTAGCCCCAAGAAGTTGCAGATAGAGTCTCTTTCGCCAAAGGCTCCCATTGGGAGGTCTGAAAGGTAAATGCAGGACGAGCAAAATGAAGACCGGCGTCAAAAATAGATTTCTCGTAGCTGAGAACGTCAGCgcttgaagaagtcatgatgattTGGAGCAGTAGTATGTCTGTGTGTTGTCTATAAGTTGATGAGTGAAACATCTCTCCAAGAAAATGTGACTCTGTTATTATACATATTTTCTGACATGCTTCTGACCTCGGTAATCCTGACAATTGCATCATTACAGATCCATAACACTGTCACAGAAAATTCTAGTGCTCAGCCTTACAGGTGCAATGATGTAAATTAAAGCGGTTCGATCGGA
This genomic window contains:
- a CDS encoding L-lactate dehydrogenase (cytochrome); protein product: MMQLSGLPRSEACQKICIITESHFLGEMFHSSTYRQHTDILLLQIIMTSSSADVLSYEKSIFDAGLHFARPAFTFQTSQWEPLAKETLSATSWGYIHGNCGSGSTYRNNLTAFSRWSIVPNRLVPSRRDEDGNEQFADTSTTVLGQKLPFPLAIAPIGVQKIFNPEGEAATARAAASLRVPYTLSTASSTSIEDVAAANGKDAPRWFQLYWPSREHDDITISMLNRAKASGYTALFVTLDTYVLGWRPSDLDNGYNPFIHPDHIGVEIGLTDPVFQKKFKEKHGYDITDAVSGVYQAAQGGSAGASLGDAAREWAKIVFPGHSHSWEDVEFLKKHWDGPIVLKGIQSVHDAKKCVEVGVQGIVVSNHGGRQQDGGASSLGMLPRIVDTVGDKLDIFFDSGIRCGADIMKAIALGAKCVLVGRPYAYGLALGGEDGVRHVLRALCGDLTMNMHLAGLRDIGEVNRDILVKESDLV